The Cololabis saira isolate AMF1-May2022 chromosome 23, fColSai1.1, whole genome shotgun sequence genomic sequence GCAGTTAAGTTTTACAGCTCAGCAGTTATCGTATCCTCAAGTGGTTTCATAGCCATTCACACCTTGAGTCACCTAATCAAAACATTTCACATTTTGACAGAGAGCTCAAAAATGTACATGAAAGAGTTCAATGACTTGCGTGAAGAATATCCCAACAAACAGTTTATTATCCAGAAAATCTGCTATTTGTTTTAACAATTGatgaatcatgttttttttctgactAAAATTTCCAAACCTTCTTATGTGGCCCTGATCCTAATGTACTTTTTTCAGCCTCTTACATTAAATTGCACCATGATGTGTTTTAACATTGATATGGATTAGGGGTGTGTGTGGATGGGTGGGATTGATAGGATTTTtactgttaagcactttgtgctgcaccTTATTGaatgaaaattatttttatatgtatgtgtgtgtgtatatatatatatatatatgagattGATTTGAATTCTTGTTTTTGGCTGCTGCTAGTCTTGAAAATAAATGCGTATTTTAATCTCACTTTTTATACCTATTGTTCTCATAGTGggattattttattctttttaattaGTTTCAATATTATTGTTCAGGACTATATTAATACAATTATCACCGACAAACACACACGTTTTTTGCCTATGGTCATTTTTGGATTGGTTCGGGGAGATTTATTCATATGGTTAAAATAAACGTTTTTAATGGCAATGGAACTGGTTTCAGAGCAGCAGTCACTTTTCTTATTGTTTATCCTCTATTCTCAGCATGCCTGCTGAACGCAAGCACTCAATAAACATGGATGAAaaagatgtttcctgcttcagcaaCAAGGAAAAGGACAGAGATGGTGAGAGAAGACCAGCATCCTCCCGAGACAAACCGAAAGATGAAGCCAAAATGAGTGGTAAAAAAGATGGTgtcaaagaagagaagagaaagcgcttagaagaagaaaagaagaagaaagaggaaaaggaacgtaagaagaaagaggaggaaaaaactaaagcagaggaagagcagaagaagaaagaggaagaagagaaaagacagcaagaggaggaggaaaagaagcTCCAAGAGGAAGAGGCTAAACGACAGCGTGAGGAGGAGGCAGCTCTCATCAAGTAAGTGATGCTGAACTTTGTTATATCCTCATTAAACTTCTTTTGGTGATGGTGTTCACCAGTACTGATTGTTGCAACTGTCAGCCGTAATTTGAACATGAAGTTTCTTCTTGAGTCATGCAGCCACGCGTGTCATCATCTACTTGTCGTTCTTTTGTTGATCTGAACTTCTTGTTTCATAACTCCACATGTGAAGCTTCCAGTTAATTAATTTCTTTATGTTTTATCAGCTAAAAATATGGTCTTGTTACACTATGTGGGCTGGATATTGGCTGACTTTGTTACATAATATCTCATATGGACCACAATGAGATATTATGTAACAAAGTCAGCCAGAGAggaattaaaaacaataaataaaaagaggtTCCAGTCCCCATCATTGAATTACTGACGTGCATTTGGACGGGATCAAAATTGTCTCATGACCTCAGTGTTTGCTGAAATATAGTTGGTAATTTGCGGTGgaatttttactttacaaatcaCAGACATGGCACATTCGGTCGGGATTAACATCACAGATGGGGTTCATGTTATAATGTGGATAATTGGAGATAATTATTAGGGCTCTATGAAGAGGCTGATAAACAATAGTGTTAAATAAATTGGTCTTTCATAAAGCAAACTCAGTGCAAACATACCACGTTTTAgtccttttccatttttggcATGGTTGAGCTCGCCTCATTCCAGATTTTCAAGCCTAAACTACATCCTTGGAACATCAGCACAGGATCTTGTTGTTTGAAAAGAAATGTTGCTTACTAAAccagtgtttcctctaggaattttttcagcagtgggggcATGCTTCCCGGGGGGGTGGCGGCGGCGTAAATGTACGGCGTACACAAATAACCACTTGACAGCAAATGTAACTTTCAAAACCTATTTATTCGCTTTTATCCCTGAACTTTTGAAGAACAATCcctgaacaaaaaataaatgttacttcaacttcaactctaaccagttgaaaatgtaaaaaataaataaaaacaataacattaaataaataacatgtaaacaTCAGCTGGATGAGGCTGTGTAGACTCAATGAccaatgccgcgttccatttgtcctcggaagtcggaatttcccagttcccggaattttcaactggaacgcccctcgaagtgggatttcctactgggaaagtgggagaagcttcaccacccccgagttaccattccaagatggctgccattcctagttcccagttccgatttccgaggtaaatggaacgcggcaaaaGTTTGCACCCAGGCTCAGAGCACTTAATTTTCCTTGGCTTTTTAAAGAAGAGCTCTAAGGCTCTGTTGTAGGGAAATTCTCCCAGAGGTGGCCCATTGATGCTTAGCAGCACACATGCTGCAAGATGATCCCCCTCACGGGTAATTAACGCCAATAGGATCCCCCAAACACTCCAAACAGcccactccctccctccctccccccccccccccccccccccccccccccccccccgccgttGCGCTCATCATCACACAGGCTGTGCTGTGAAGGTGGAGAGATGCGGCGATGGtgcatttgcaaaaaaataaaaataaaaaaatttaataaaataaaattttcaggcgtggcggctatgattgaatgaatgtagaggaaacactgtaaaCTGTAAACAGTTTACAAAGTGTATATGGATCTGTAAACACATCAGTGAGCCAACAGTATGGATTTAAACCTTTCCCTACATTGTCTGGAAGTTAAGCCTCAAACTCACAATTATGTTCAGTCTGAAAAGATACCAAACACTTTGGTCTTATACGTCAATGGTTTTATCATCATTTCATCATGTCACTGAGTGCTGCTATAATTAACAACTGATCCCGTCCATGTTTAGGGTAGTTCGTCTCCAGTTGAAAGCTAAAACGGAGAAGGGTCATATAGCCAATTTTAGCCCCACAATACAATGATGAAATGTAATTGTACTGTTTTCTTGCTTTTATTGTGTTAAAATTTCCAATCAACATGACCGTGTTTTCTGCAGGGAAAAGGAAGAAGGTCATCAGTTGCACCAGGAGGCCTGGGAGCGCCATCACTGCAGGAAGGAACTCCGCAGCAAGAACCAGAACGCTCACGAAGGCCGGCCTGAAGAGGCCTTCTTCAGCCGCCTGGACTCCAGCCTTAAGAAGAACACCGCCTTTGTCAAGAAGTTGCGCACGCTGACCGAACAGCAGCGAGATGCGCTTTCTAATGACTTTGGTTCGCTCAACCTCAGCAAGTACATTGGCGAGGCTGTTAGCTCCGTTGTGGAGGCCAAACTCAAGATTTCCGATGTTGGCTGCGCTGTCCATCTGTGCTCCCTCTTCCACCAGCGCTATGCAGAGTTTGCTCCATTGCTGTTGCAGGCGTGGAAGAAACACTttgaagcaaggaaggaagagaaggctCCCAACGTGAGCAAGCTGCGCACAGATTTGCGATTTATTGCAGAGCTTACTATTGTGGGCCTCTTCACAGACAAAGAAGGCCTTTCACTCATTTATGAGCAGCTGAAAAACATTATTGGGACTGATCgggacacacacactcatgtgtCGGTGGTCATCAGTTTCTGCAAGCACTGTGGGGACGACATCGCTGGTCTGATGCCCCGCAAGGTGAAACTGGCGGCTGACAAGTTTGGCTTGGGCTTCCCTCCTAGTGAAATAATAAGCACAGAGAAACAGCAGCCTTTCCAGAATCTTCTACGAGAGTATTTCACATCTCTCAccaaacacctgaagaaggacCACCGGGAACTGCAGAACATTGAGAGACAGAACAGGTGAGTGTCCAGATTTTTTCATGATTCATGATGCTACTCAATAACTTTTTCCCTTCAGCCTGAACTCTGCGGTTTTTTCATCTTCAGGCGCATCTTGCATTCCAAAGGGGAGCTAAGTGAGGACAGGCACAAGCAATATGAAGAGTTTGCCACTTCCTACCAGAAGCTACTGGCCAACACACAGTCTCTGGCCGACCTGCTGGATGAAAACATGCCTGACTTGCCTCAGGACAAAACGGTGCAGGAAGGTGTGTGACTTTTCTGTTCTAGAAATAGTGATGAGTCTGGTGAGTTCAGAATGTGTGTTTCTTTTaacacaatgtgattttctctgTGTTCTGTCAGAGCATGGACCGGGCATTGACATTTTCACCCCTGGCAAGCCTGGGGAGTACGACCTGGAAGGGGGAATTTGGGAGGACGAAGATGCTCGGAACTTCTATGAGAACTTGGTGGACCTGAAGGCCTTCGTTCCCGCCATCCTCTTCAAAGACAACGAGAAGAGTAAAGAGGGAAAGGACAAGGACGAGGCCAAAGGTATGTACGTTTCTGACGGGTGATTCAAAGGATTAATTTAGCATCGTATATTTGACATTACTACTCTTGAATTCAGATGGTAAAGAGGCGAAGGATGTGGCCAGCACCACAgaagagctggagctggagctggaggctCTTGACATCGCTGATGAGCCTCTTGAACTGGAGGGACCAGATGAGGTGGAAAATGAAGAGCTGGCCAAAAAGCTCCTGGATGAGCAAGGTGAGCTCAAGCCCCTCCAGAAGAAGACCACTGAATGTTGTCTTTTACACGCCAGATGTGCATGTATGTGGATACAAAtaggaataatttatgtaaTGTATTAAACAATTTATTTATTGCAATGGGTGCTGCACTTGCTATTGCTGAacagtaataaaacaaaaaaagtaaatgatATTGAAAGATTAGTAGACAAGTAAAAACAAGCATTGAAGCATGTAAAATACATAATACTAATATAGCATTATGATGATATAGAGTTCAGTGATATAGGGCAGTGTGCAGCGAAggacactgtcctgcatgttttagacgtcTCCTTGCATTAAAACACCTGATTCACACCCGGGACTGAATGAGTTCTGGGGAAGAAATTTGAACCGTAAGTGTTTGAGATTATCTTTGAGGAAGTGCTTCTCGTGTGGAATATTTCTGATTGGTTTAGTTTTCTGTCCATAACCTTTTCTACAGTACATTAGTCATGTCAGATGTAATATGACAGTTATCACTGTGCACTGATAGTTGTGGTCGTTGAATGAGCTCTAAAATGAATGAGGAGAGAGAGCGCTGATTGTGACAAAAAAGAAGTGACATTTCTGATAGTTTCCCAGCATTTCATTTGTAAGGAAAAGATGCAATTTGTAATGTAATAGATTTGGTTTATACACCTCAAGTACACGTGCCTGCTGTGTGACCAGCGCTGTAGGTCCAACGTTGCTGACAGGGATCAAACATACCCTGAACCATAGACCTCAGTGGAAATGCAAGAGACTTGGAGCTCAAATTTTTCTTAAGTTCCTTTTCGGGagcctcaaaaaaaaaaaaaagattttggtcaAAATGCAGTTTTATGCTACTGCTGAATAGATAGTGGATAAATTGGAAAGTGATTCCTGTAACCTCTTATGTCCTGCCTGCCGCTAAAAATATGAATATACGGTTGAAGTAATTAGTTGCATTAGGCAAATAGTTATCATTTTCTTTGGTTAAGCTGAGTGTGGGGAGTTGGTAAGAACCCACCGACTGAAATCACAAATGTCTGCCTCAATACACAAGTCAATGTTCTGTTTtctaaagaaaagaaacaacaaaacatttccCTGGTCAATGTGTTCACACCAGTGTGAAAACTTTACTTCTGTTAGagttcaattcagtttagtAATTCTTTCAAATTGTGTGATGGGGAAGAAGGAAATGATGTGCAATTTGCAGCACAAATCAGTGTTTCATTTTTGTGTAGGCGTAGTTTTTAAAATGACTTCCAACAGCTTTTCACTGAAAATCCTGGTGAGTGTGATTCTCCCGCCTTTTAGTGGCTTTTAGCATAACAAGTATAAGTCTGTTTGAGAAGGACTGATTTTCCTGCATATTAGAGTAAACTTGCACCCCTGAAGCAATCCATtgatgaataaaaaaagaaaatgtacattATACAGTGTGTCATAAGTCCACTCTCGGGAAGAGCGGCACATTTGCTGCTGACATGTTTTAGGTAACATGTATTATGAACCTGTAGTTTTAAGAACATTTTCTAGCAGCATGTGTTTGTCTGTGTAGAGCAAGAGGATGAGGAAGCCAACACAGGATCACATCTGAAGCTGATTGTGGACGCTTTCATCCAGCAGCTTCCTAACTGTGTCAACAGAGACATCATAGACAAGGTGATGAAGACAAACCGGATTCATAATTGTTGTAAATGGATATGACTTTACAAGAAAAAATATATGTGTATTACAGATCTTTTACTATGTCACCACTACTCTGTATTGCATCACAAATATGATGGTTTATTTGGAGTTTTCTAAATTCACGAGTACTGTGTAAACGTCCGCAGGCCGCCATGGACTTCTGCATGAACATGAACACCAAATCCAACAGGAGGAAACTTGTGCGAGCCCTCTTCACTGTCCCCAGACAGAGGTATGGCTGTCCAGACTTACAGTACTGTGCTCATTAGCATAAAAGCTAAATTGAACAAAGGTATAAAAAGATCAAACCCAAATAAGTACATGGACATATAATATGAAATCCTCTTActcaaatataatgaaatactaCATAATAGTCATGTAGTGTTATTTATGGCtttgctctttttttgttttgtttcacctGTATCACTGGCATGTAGCATTCCCTGAAGCACCACAAGGGGGCGCTATGACCCTTTAGTTATGGTTGTAAAATTAGTGGCACTGACTCGTGTTTCTGGCAGGCTGGATCTGCTGCCTTTCTACGCTCGTCTGGTGGCGACTCTGCATCCATGCATGTCTGATGTGGCGGAGGACCTCTGCTCCATGCTGAAGGGAGACTTCCGCTTTCATGTACGTCTTTACGTCCAACTTCATGTACTATGGACAAAATGCTGAGTTTTATTGTGACTTCATCAAACTGAGAATCAAATAAATTCCACACCACAAACTAAGACACCTTTTATATTACTAAtattatgaatgaaaaaagtGAACATTTTCTTGTATTAAATTTGTGCTTTTAGATACGAAAGAAGGACCAGATCAACattgaaacaaaaaataaaactgtcagATTCATCGGAGAGCTGGCCAAGTTCAAGATGTTCTCCAAAACAGACACACTTCACTGTCTTAAGGTTGGTGTAAACTGCATTCTGAGGCCTCAACCTCCATCATCACTGAGCTTATAGATGAATGTTTCAGCAGGTTGTTTATGTGGTTGTGTTGTTTGCTCTGTGTGTTTGTATAATACACACGAAACTGTAACTGAACGTCAAGGCTGTTAGTTTTCACTCAACACATACAAGGTGTATAGAGTTCTGTTGAGAAAATGCAACATGAAAGTAAGTTATTAACCGTGTGTGTCCCAACAGATGCTGTTGTCTGACTTCACCCATCACCACATAGAAATGGCTTGCACACTGCTGGAGACCTGTGGTCGCTTCCTCTTCAGATCGCCAGAGTCCCATTTGCGTACAAGTGTTTTACTGGTTGGTACAGATCATTCAtgcaatctgcagataaaagcaATACAGAAGAGAAGTGACAGGGAAATGCTGAAATAGCTTCAGGAAGACTTCTGatggaattattttatttgaaagatggATTTGTTTGATTAAAAAAGAGCACCTCCCACATTGTATCACAGCAATACTTTCTGTCTTAGGTTAGTtagctttttttaaaagctgttttaaaaacatgtttaccTGTATAAGTGGCAGATAAAGTTTTTCAGGTGAAATCAGGCGAACAACATTTAACTTAAGGGGAAATGTAAATCTGGCTATTCAAGAGCATGTAAATGCAGATTTTTGTCATGGTGACCAAAGGATATGGAGCATAAAAGGAATTGTCTAATATAATCTGACTATAAACAACCAGTATTAAGAGAAATCCTCTGAATTTCAGGAGCAAATGATGCGTAAAAAGCAGGCGCAGCATCTGGATGCACGCTATGTGACCATGGTGGAGAACGCCTATTACTACTGCAACCCTCCACCCATGGAGAAGAccgtgaggaagaggaggccaCCACTGCAGGAGTACATCCGCAAGCTGCTCTACAAGGACCTGTCCAAAGTCACCACTGAGAAGGTGCTGAGGCAGATGCGAAAGCTGCCCTGGCAGGACCCGGAGATCAAGAGCTACCTGATCTGCTGCATGGTCAACATCTGGAACGTCAAGTACAACAGCATCCACTGTGTGGCCAACCTGCTGGCCGGCCTGGTGGCCTACCAGGAGGATGTGGGCATCCATGTGGTGGACGGAGTGCTGGAGGACATCCGGCTTGGCATGGAGGTAAAGAGAGAAGGTTACACATGCACTCATGCGGATGTGTTTTGCTGATGCTcataagtttgtttgtttttttcttctagaGTTTTTTAAATAAGAAGTGGAATTTAAAAAGGTAGTCAAATGTACGCCAGAATAAAATAAGCTTTCCCGTAACACACGTAAAAGAAATTGAAACCTGTGGTGCAGGCTTGCTTTCACACAATTCAGTCCAGTAAAATATGGTTTACTTGTCTTGCACCAATTCACTGCAGAAATCATCTCAGGGAGCTTTTACAAAGAAAATTAGTTCAATGCTTGTCCAATCTAATTATATTTAgtttaaaatggttaaaatagttaaaatatcttCCATTCTAGTTCATTATTATTGTACTCTTAGTGCCAGTTCACAAAAAGCAGTCTTTTTTATTCATTGCCAGAGTACAGCAA encodes the following:
- the upf2 gene encoding regulator of nonsense transcripts 2 isoform X3, which codes for MTDVCFATISSMPAERKHSINMDEKDVSCFSNKEKDRDGERRPASSRDKPKDEAKMSGKKDGVKEEKRKRLEEEKKKKEEKERKKKEEEKTKAEEEQKKKEEEEKRQQEEEEKKLQEEEAKRQREEEAALIKEKEEGHQLHQEAWERHHCRKELRSKNQNAHEGRPEEAFFSRLDSSLKKNTAFVKKLRTLTEQQRDALSNDFGSLNLSKYIGEAVSSVVEAKLKISDVGCAVHLCSLFHQRYAEFAPLLLQAWKKHFEARKEEKAPNVSKLRTDLRFIAELTIVGLFTDKEGLSLIYEQLKNIIGTDRDTHTHVSVVISFCKHCGDDIAGLMPRKVKLAADKFGLGFPPSEIISTEKQQPFQNLLREYFTSLTKHLKKDHRELQNIERQNRRILHSKGELSEDRHKQYEEFATSYQKLLANTQSLADLLDENMPDLPQDKTVQEEHGPGIDIFTPGKPGEYDLEGGIWEDEDARNFYENLVDLKAFVPAILFKDNEKSKEGKDKDEAKDGKEAKDVASTTEELELELEALDIADEPLELEGPDEVENEELAKKLLDEQEQEDEEANTGSHLKLIVDAFIQQLPNCVNRDIIDKAAMDFCMNMNTKSNRRKLVRALFTVPRQRLDLLPFYARLVATLHPCMSDVAEDLCSMLKGDFRFHIRKKDQINIETKNKTVRFIGELAKFKMFSKTDTLHCLKMLLSDFTHHHIEMACTLLETCGRFLFRSPESHLRTSVLLEQMMRKKQAQHLDARYVTMVENAYYYCNPPPMEKTVRKRRPPLQEYIRKLLYKDLSKVTTEKVLRQMRKLPWQDPEIKSYLICCMVNIWNVKYNSIHCVANLLAGLVAYQEDVGIHVVDGVLEDIRLGMEVNQPKFNQRRISSAKFLGELYNYRMVESAVIFRTLFSFISFGVNQDGSASVLDPPEHLFRIRLVCTLLDTCGQYFDRGSSKKKLDCFLIYFQRYVWWKKSLDVWTKDHPFPIDIDYMISDTLELLRPKMRISCSLEEATKQVTDLEREMLNKLEAFIVCSQKGLAMEKDGRSSAMSEGDPLDDDEDDGEDDEEGGAETEEQSGNESEMNEQEEDEGSENEEEEREEEEEENTDYLTDSNKENETDEENNEVTIRGGGLKHVACAEDEDFIQALDKMMLENLQQRSGEAVKVHQLDVAIPLQLKSQLKKGGSGPQCIMEGESDISDTMQFVMLTRKGNKQQYKILNVPLSSHLAANHFNQQQAEQEERMRMKKLTLDINERQEQEDYQEMMQSLAQRPAPANTNRERRPRYQHPKGAPNADLIFKTGGRRR
- the upf2 gene encoding regulator of nonsense transcripts 2 isoform X2 gives rise to the protein MTDVCFATISSMPAERKHSINMDEKDVSCFSNKEKDRDGERRPASSRDKPKDEAKMSGKKDGVKEEKRKRLEEEKKKKEEKERKKKEEEKTKAEEEQKKKEEEEKRQQEEEEKKLQEEEAKRQREEEAALIKEKEEGHQLHQEAWERHHCRKELRSKNQNAHEGRPEEAFFSRLDSSLKKNTAFVKKLRTLTEQQRDALSNDFGSLNLSKYIGEAVSSVVEAKLKISDVGCAVHLCSLFHQRYAEFAPLLLQAWKKHFEARKEEKAPNVSKLRTDLRFIAELTIVGLFTDKEGLSLIYEQLKNIIGTDRDTHTHVSVVISFCKHCGDDIAGLMPRKVKLAADKFGLGFPPSEIISTEKQQPFQNLLREYFTSLTKHLKKDHRELQNIERQNRRILHSKGELSEDRHKQYEEFATSYQKLLANTQSLADLLDENMPDLPQDKTVQEEHGPGIDIFTPGKPGEYDLEGGIWEDEDARNFYENLVDLKAFVPAILFKDNEKSKEGKDKDEAKDGKEAKDVASTTEELELELEALDIADEPLELEGPDEVENEELAKKLLDEQEQEDEEANTGSHLKLIVDAFIQQLPNCVNRDIIDKAAMDFCMNMNTKSNRRKLVRALFTVPRQRLDLLPFYARLVATLHPCMSDVAEDLCSMLKGDFRFHIRKKDQINIETKNKTVRFIGELAKFKMFSKTDTLHCLKMLLSDFTHHHIEMACTLLETCGRFLFRSPESHLRTSVLLEQMMRKKQAQHLDARYVTMVENAYYYCNPPPMEKTVRKRRPPLQEYIRKLLYKDLSKVTTEKVLRQMRKLPWQDPEIKSYLICCMVNIWNVKYNSIHCVANLLAGLVAYQEDVGIHVVDGVLEDIRLGMEVNQPKFNQRRISSAKFLGELYNYRMVESAVIFRTLFSFISFGVNQDGSASVLDPPEHLFRIRLVCTLLDTCGQYFDRGSSKKKLDCFLIYFQRYVWWKKSLDVWTKDHPFPIDIDYMISDTLELLRPKMRISCSLEEATKQVTDLEREMLNKLAFIVCSQKGLAMEKDGRSSAMSEGDPLDDDEDDGEDDEEGGAETEEQSGNESEMNEQEEDEGSENEEEEREEEEEENTDYLTDSNKENETDEENNEVTIRGGGLKHVACAEDEDFIQALDKMMLENLQQRSGEAVKVHQLDVAIPLQLKSQLKKGGSGPQCIMEGESDISDTMQFVMLTRKGNKQQYKILNVPLSSHLAANHFNQQQAEQEERMRMKKLTLDINERQEQEDYQEMMQSLAQRPAPANTNRERRPRYQHPKGAPNADLIFKTGGRVKRARN
- the upf2 gene encoding regulator of nonsense transcripts 2 isoform X1, producing MTDVCFATISSMPAERKHSINMDEKDVSCFSNKEKDRDGERRPASSRDKPKDEAKMSGKKDGVKEEKRKRLEEEKKKKEEKERKKKEEEKTKAEEEQKKKEEEEKRQQEEEEKKLQEEEAKRQREEEAALIKEKEEGHQLHQEAWERHHCRKELRSKNQNAHEGRPEEAFFSRLDSSLKKNTAFVKKLRTLTEQQRDALSNDFGSLNLSKYIGEAVSSVVEAKLKISDVGCAVHLCSLFHQRYAEFAPLLLQAWKKHFEARKEEKAPNVSKLRTDLRFIAELTIVGLFTDKEGLSLIYEQLKNIIGTDRDTHTHVSVVISFCKHCGDDIAGLMPRKVKLAADKFGLGFPPSEIISTEKQQPFQNLLREYFTSLTKHLKKDHRELQNIERQNRRILHSKGELSEDRHKQYEEFATSYQKLLANTQSLADLLDENMPDLPQDKTVQEEHGPGIDIFTPGKPGEYDLEGGIWEDEDARNFYENLVDLKAFVPAILFKDNEKSKEGKDKDEAKDGKEAKDVASTTEELELELEALDIADEPLELEGPDEVENEELAKKLLDEQEQEDEEANTGSHLKLIVDAFIQQLPNCVNRDIIDKAAMDFCMNMNTKSNRRKLVRALFTVPRQRLDLLPFYARLVATLHPCMSDVAEDLCSMLKGDFRFHIRKKDQINIETKNKTVRFIGELAKFKMFSKTDTLHCLKMLLSDFTHHHIEMACTLLETCGRFLFRSPESHLRTSVLLEQMMRKKQAQHLDARYVTMVENAYYYCNPPPMEKTVRKRRPPLQEYIRKLLYKDLSKVTTEKVLRQMRKLPWQDPEIKSYLICCMVNIWNVKYNSIHCVANLLAGLVAYQEDVGIHVVDGVLEDIRLGMEVNQPKFNQRRISSAKFLGELYNYRMVESAVIFRTLFSFISFGVNQDGSASVLDPPEHLFRIRLVCTLLDTCGQYFDRGSSKKKLDCFLIYFQRYVWWKKSLDVWTKDHPFPIDIDYMISDTLELLRPKMRISCSLEEATKQVTDLEREMLNKLEAFIVCSQKGLAMEKDGRSSAMSEGDPLDDDEDDGEDDEEGGAETEEQSGNESEMNEQEEDEGSENEEEEREEEEEENTDYLTDSNKENETDEENNEVTIRGGGLKHVACAEDEDFIQALDKMMLENLQQRSGEAVKVHQLDVAIPLQLKSQLKKGGSGPQCIMEGESDISDTMQFVMLTRKGNKQQYKILNVPLSSHLAANHFNQQQAEQEERMRMKKLTLDINERQEQEDYQEMMQSLAQRPAPANTNRERRPRYQHPKGAPNADLIFKTGGRVKRARN
- the upf2 gene encoding regulator of nonsense transcripts 2 isoform X5, translating into MTDVCFATISSMPAERKHSINMDEKDVSCFSNKEKDRDGERRPASSRDKPKDEAKMSGKKDGVKEEKRKRLEEEKKKKEEKERKKKEEEKTKAEEEQKKKEEEEKRQQEEEEKKLQEEEAKRQREEEAALIKEKEEGHQLHQEAWERHHCRKELRSKNQNAHEGRPEEAFFSRLDSSLKKNTAFVKKLRTLTEQQRDALSNDFGSLNLSKYIGEAVSSVVEAKLKISDVGCAVHLCSLFHQRYAEFAPLLLQAWKKHFEARKEEKAPNVSKLRTDLRFIAELTIVGLFTDKEGLSLIYEQLKNIIGTDRDTHTHVSVVISFCKHCGDDIAGLMPRKVKLAADKFGLGFPPSEIISTEKQQPFQNLLREYFTSLTKHLKKDHRELQNIERQNRRILHSKGELSEDRHKQYEEFATSYQKLLANTQSLADLLDENMPDLPQDKTVQEEHGPGIDIFTPGKPGEYDLEGGIWEDEDARNFYENLVDLKAFVPAILFKDNEKSKEGKDKDEAKDGKEAKDVASTTEELELELEALDIADEPLELEGPDEVENEELAKKLLDEQEQEDEEANTGSHLKLIVDAFIQQLPNCVNRDIIDKAAMDFCMNMNTKSNRRKLVRALFTVPRQRLDLLPFYARLVATLHPCMSDVAEDLCSMLKGDFRFHIRKKDQINIETKNKTVRFIGELAKFKMFSKTDTLHCLKMLLSDFTHHHIEMACTLLETCGRFLFRSPESHLRTSVLLEQMMRKKQAQHLDARYVTMVENAYYYCNPPPMEKTVRKRRPPLQEYIRKLLYKDLSKVTTEKVLRQMRKLPWQDPEIKSYLICCMVNIWNVKYNSIHCVANLLAGLVAYQEDVGIHVVDGVLEDIRLGMEVNQPKFNQRRISSAKFLGELYNYRMVESAVIFRTLFSFISFGVNQDGSASVLDPPEHLFRIRLVCTLLDTCGQYFDRGSSKKKLDCFLIYFQRYVWWKKSLDVWTKDHPFPIDIDYMISDTLELLRPKMRISCSLEEATKQVTDLEREMLNKLGLAMEKDGRSSAMSEGDPLDDDEDDGEDDEEGGAETEEQSGNESEMNEQEEDEGSENEEEEREEEEEENTDYLTDSNKENETDEENNEVTIRGGGLKHVACAEDEDFIQALDKMMLENLQQRSGEAVKVHQLDVAIPLQLKSQLKKGGSGPQCIMEGESDISDTMQFVMLTRKGNKQQYKILNVPLSSHLAANHFNQQQAEQEERMRMKKLTLDINERQEQEDYQEMMQSLAQRPAPANTNRERRPRYQHPKGAPNADLIFKTGGRVKRARN
- the upf2 gene encoding regulator of nonsense transcripts 2 isoform X4 translates to MTDVCFATISSMPAERKHSINMDEKDVSCFSNKEKDRDGERRPASSRDKPKDEAKMSGKKDGVKEEKRKRLEEEKKKKEEKERKKKEEEKTKAEEEQKKKEEEEKRQQEEEEKKLQEEEAKRQREEEAALIKEKEEGHQLHQEAWERHHCRKELRSKNQNAHEGRPEEAFFSRLDSSLKKNTAFVKKLRTLTEQQRDALSNDFGSLNLSKYIGEAVSSVVEAKLKISDVGCAVHLCSLFHQRYAEFAPLLLQAWKKHFEARKEEKAPNVSKLRTDLRFIAELTIVGLFTDKEGLSLIYEQLKNIIGTDRDTHTHVSVVISFCKHCGDDIAGLMPRKVKLAADKFGLGFPPSEIISTEKQQPFQNLLREYFTSLTKHLKKDHRELQNIERQNRRILHSKGELSEDRHKQYEEFATSYQKLLANTQSLADLLDENMPDLPQDKTVQEEHGPGIDIFTPGKPGEYDLEGGIWEDEDARNFYENLVDLKAFVPAILFKDNEKSKEGKDKDEAKDGKEAKDVASTTEELELELEALDIADEPLELEGPDEVENEELAKKLLDEQEQEDEEANTGSHLKLIVDAFIQQLPNCVNRDIIDKAAMDFCMNMNTKSNRRKLVRALFTVPRQRLDLLPFYARLVATLHPCMSDVAEDLCSMLKGDFRFHIRKKDQINIETKNKTVRFIGELAKFKMFSKTDTLHCLKMLLSDFTHHHIEMACTLLETCGRFLFRSPESHLRTSVLLEQMMRKKQAQHLDARYVTMVENAYYYCNPPPMEKTVRKRRPPLQEYIRKLLYKDLSKVTTEKVLRQMRKLPWQDPEIKSYLICCMVNIWNVKYNSIHCVANLLAGLVAYQEDVGIHVVDGVLEDIRLGMEVNQPKFNQRRISSAKFLGELYNYRMVESAVIFRTLFSFISFGVNQDGSASVLDPPEHLFRIRLVCTLLDTCGQYFDRGSSKKKLDCFLIYFQRYVWWKKSLDVWTKDHPFPIDIDYMISDTLELLRPKMRISCSLEEATKQVTDLEREMLNKLEAFIVCSQKGLAMEKDGRSSAMSEGDPLDDDEDDGEDDEEGGAETEEQSGNESEMNEQEEDEGSENEEEEREEEEEENTDYLTDSNKENETDEENNEVTIRGGGLKHVACAEDEDFIQALDKMMLENLQQRSGEAVKVHQLDVAIPLQLKSQLKKGGSGPQCIMEGESDISDTMQFVMLTRKGNKQQYKILNVPLSSHLAANHFNQQQAEQEERMRMKKLTLDINERQEQEDYQEMMQSLAQRPAPANTNRERRPRYQHPKGAPNADLIFKTGGRR